The stretch of DNA CATGAGGAAttgtttcctgctttttcttttaagagctgggggtctcgctgtgttgccaggctgactttcaactcctggggtcaagcaatcctcctgcctctgcctcccaagtagccgggactacaggggtgcaccaccacgcctggcaacaCGATGAATTGTTGAAGCCAGCttgcactgtttttgttgttgttgtttgcaaaCAACTAAATGTTTTATGCAAAAAGGAGTTAATACAGGGAATTAGCTTCTTACAAAACCTTTGGAAGTGCTGAGTGATCAAGCTGTAGGCTGAATCCCCAGGAATAACTCCTAGAACACTGCAAAACTGACCAACGGAGCTACTACCTCTGTCCCCTATCAGGAAAGTGGATAGGAGGAGCTGGTGATCAGGATGGGACGGCAAGACCCAGATTTGTTGGGTACCCTAATCCTTCTTGCAAATGTCACATTGAGCAAATGTCATATTTAGACCCTGTAtaagtcagggttctccagagaaacagaaataatagtAATTGGCTGTATCATTTACTATGaaaattggctcatgcaattatgggggctggtgaagtcccacaatctgaCACCTGcgagctggagaaccaggaaagctgatgATTTAATTCAGTCTGGGTCGGGAGCCTTAGAAACAGAGGAGCCTGCAGTGTAACTCCCAGTCCTAGTCTGACTGCCTGAGAACCTGTTTCGGGGAGGTGGGTTGTGGGGCACTGGTGTGAGACACAGAGTCTgaaggcccaagaaccaggagcactgttgtctgagggcaggagaagactgCCAGACTCCCAGCTGAAGAGAGTGCAGATTCACCCTTCctccatgtttttgttttattcagaccCTCAATGGGTTGGATCATGCCCACCCACACTGGTGCAGCTGATCTTCTTCACTTAGTCTGTCAATTCAAAGGTTAatctcagccgggcacagtggctcatgcctgtaatcccaggactttgggaggccaaagtgggcggatcatgaagtcaggagttcgagatcagcctgaccaacatggtgaaaccccatctctactaaaaatacaaaaattagccaggcgtggtggcgcgtgcctataatcccaggtcctcaggaggctgaggcagagaatcacttgaacccaggaggtggaggttgcagtgagccactgcactccagcctgggtgacagagcaagacttcatctcaaaacaaacaaacaaaccaaaaaaaaacaaacaaaggctAATCTCTTCCTGAAATACCCTTCTAGACACTGCTAGAAATAATGTTCTAGCGGCTATCTGGGCAtctcttagcccagtcaagtGGACACATAAAGTTAACCATCAGACTCCTTAGCAAATATGGTCAGCAAGTAACCGAGTTACTCACCAGAGGCCTCcgttcccatctgtaaaacaggggtACCAAGACCCGCTGCCCCAGGCTGTGGAAAGGATTCAATGAAATATGCATGTCAAGTGCCTGGTAGTCAGTGGGCATTTAGTAtaaagtagctattattattattgtcatttttattaaatgacagatccattttgagtttgttTAGATAGTTGGATATATTATAATTTACATCGTGATAACCAACAAGTGCTTTCCTCAACAGATGCAGATCTGTGGATCCAGCGTGGCATCTGTAGCAGCTGGGACATCATTCCAGGTTTTGGGCCCGGTGTGTTGGCAACAACTGGATCTGAAGATGGCAGTCAGGGTGCTTTGGGGTGGCCTCGGCCTGCTCCGAGTGCTGTGGTGTCTCCTTCCGCAGACGGGCTATGTGCACCCAGATGAGTTCTTCCAGTCACCTGAGGTGATGGCAGGTAAAACTACACATGTGTGGCTGAGACAAGTTGCAGCAGAGTCTGGTTGAGAAGCTGACGGGAGACTTTGTGGGGAGGGAGTAGCATGTCTGTGCAGGTGAGTAGTAAATCCACAAGCAGAGCAGCAGCCTGTCTCTCTAGGGTAAGAACTTGGACGTGGGGACTTCATATCTCCTTCCCGAGTGGTGACACTGACCATCTGGGTGAGGCTGAGAAACCAGCAGTCTCTTTAACAAACCATACAGGTTACTGAGaatgagagagaatgagagctgtGCCGGTGAGAATGAGAGCTGTGTCGTTGGTGAGAATGAGAGCTGTGTCGTTGGTGGGAATGAGAGCTGTGTCGTTGGTGACACTGAGAGCTGTGTCGTTGGTGAGAATGAGAGCTGTGTCGTTGGTGGGAATGAGAGCTGTGTCGTTGGTGGGAATGAGAGCTGTGTCGTTGGTGAGAATGAGAGCTGTGTCGTTGGTGGGAATGAGAGCTGTGTCGTCGGTGGGAATGAGAGCTGTGTTGGTGAGTATGAGAGCTGTGTTGTTGGTGAGAATGAGAGCTGTGTCGGTGACACTGAGAGCTGTGTCGTTGGTGTCGTCGGTGACCATGAGATCTGTGTCGCTGGTGAGAATTAGTGCTGTGTCATCGGTGACAATGAGAGCTGCGTTGGGCTTCCCAGCGGAACACTTTGACAGCTGGGCTTCCCCTGTGTTTGGCAAGAGCTTCAATAGGGCTGTGATCTGAGATGATGAAACTTCTGTAGATTCAAGTGAGAGGTGAGGGAACCCAGGCCTGGGACGCTCCGTTGCCTGGTAGGTGTATAGTTGAGGATAGTTGCCTTGCCCGCGCCATCTCACCCAAAGGCCTTGAGGCTTTTCAGATGTGATGGGCATGTGGCTTCATCCTCATGGTTCAAGACGGCTGCTTGAGCTCCAGCCATCAAGTCTACACGCAGTCTTTCCAGCCAACAAAGGAGAAGGCATTACTTCTTTCTTTAAGGTCATATTTTGAAGGTCACATGCTATTTGCCCATTTCTATCGCACTGGGCAGAATGTATCATGAGACCACACCTAGCTGCTAAGGAAGCTAAAATTTATAGTCTTTCTATCTGACCAAGTGCCCAGCTAAAGAGCCAAAGGGGTCAGATGTGGAGGCTctcgccggtaatcccagcactgtgggaggccgaggcaggggaatcacctgaggtcaggagtttgagaccagtctggccaacatgataaaaccccatctctattaaaaatacaaaaaattagctgggcgtggtggcaggtgcctgtaatcccagctacttgggaggctgaggcaggagaatcgcttgaactcaggaggcggaggcggagcttgcagtgagctgagattgtgccactgaactccagcctgggcgacagagtgagactctgtctcaaaaaaaaaagagtctaaggaaggaggagggaatagGTATTTTGGAGGCACCAGCTTTCTTTGCCACAGGGCTCAACAGgtgaatttgttttttagttaAAAGGCTTATCTTCTTTCCctcacatgttttttttttttttttttaaccagaaaaaCACCCAGATAGATTTGATCCTGGattttgcttccctttcaccaTCTAACATAGACAGATTAGACAGCTGAAAGGCTGGAGAAATAAGTAGCAGAACCAAAGAGCCCGAATGATCCCCAGGCTGTATAATCAGCTCGAAAGAGCCAGCAGGTGATCAAGCAGGAGACGCTGTGAACAATGAGGCTTGGAGTGGAGCtgctccctcacccccacccctcaGAGCTCTGGTCTGGAGCTGCTCCCTCACCCCTACCCCTCAGAGCTCTGGGACGGTGGGCCACAGGTTACAGACCAGGCAGcaagtatttcttaaattatgtaAGTACTACTTGGATATATTcttcttataaaaaaattaagtatcataggcagggcacagtggctcaggcctgtaatcccagcactttaggaggctgaggcgggcggatcatttgaggtcagggtttcgagaccagcctggccaacatggtgaaaccgcgtctctactgaaaatacaaaaatcatccaggtgtagtggcgggcgcctgtaattccagctactcaggaggctgaggaaggagaatcgcttaaacccaggaggtggaggttgcagtgagccgagaagcgccactgcactccagcctgggcgacagagtgagactcttaaaaaaaaaaaaaattaagtatcataaaactaaacataaatCACCTCTGACATAACCCCAATGGCTCACCCCCTCCCCCTCTTCTCTCCCCCCCATCTCCTGATAACAATCATCAGAGATGGGGCTCTGACTCTGATTTTTGAGATCTTGGAACCCCGAGAAGAGGTTAGGCCTCCCCCCACCTGTCCGCCTCCCACACACTCTTCCCAGGACACACAGTCGCCTCATCTCCCAGGGAGGTAcctcctgccctctgccctctgagCTCCCCTGCACTTGTTTCTGCTGCTGCGTGACAAATCCTCAAAATCCCAGCAGCTTAAAACTGCACCCGTTGGTGAGTTCACGATCAGAAGTGCGGCCTGGGCTCGCTGCTCACAAGGTGGACATCCGCGTGTGGACTGGGCTGCGTTCCTGTTGGAAGCTCTAATTCTAGCAGAACCTAGTTCATTTCCGCTGTGGCACCTGTGGTGCGGTTTCCTTGCTCTCAGCTTTCAGAGGCTACCCACATTCCTAGCCAATGGCCTCTTCCATCTTTAAGCCAGCAGTGGCATGTCAAATCCTTCTCATGCTTTGAATCTGACTGCTCCTTCTGCATCCAGCTGGTGAAAACTCTGTGATTAAAAGATTGTTGTGATTAGGTCCGGCCCACCGCACAGTCTCCCTGTTTTACAGTCAGTGCTCCTGTATGACGTAACCTAATCACAGGCGTACATTCCATcctgggggccaggtgcagtggctcaaacctgtaatcccagcacgttaagaggctgaggtggaagaatggcttgaagtcaggagtctgagatcagcctcaGTAACACAGCAAGAGCaatgatctcgccactgcactccagcctgggtgacagagacccagCAAGGAAGGGAGGACGGGAGGacgggaggaagggaaaggaaggaatgggaagggaaggaaggagggagagagggaaggcaggcagggagggagggaaaaatccATCCTGGGCACAGTCCCAGGGATTATGCAGGGCACACACACCAAGGGGTGGAAATGTTGGGTGCCATCCTAGAATTCTGTCCACTACATCCCTGAGCTTGGTACCGGCTCAGCTCTGCCTCTCCTTCTCTGCAGAGGACATCCTGGGCGTGCAGGCCACCCGGCCCTGGGAGTTTTACCCCAGCAGCCCCTGCCGCACAGTGGTCTTCCCCCTGCTGACCTCCGGCTCTACCTTCTGGCTGCTCAGGCTCTGGGGAGAGCTGGGGCCGTGGCCTGGCCTGGTGAGTAGCTATGCACTGCTGGTGGGGCCGCGGCTCCTCCTCGCTGCCGTTTCCTTCGCTCTGGACGGGGCGGTGTACCACCTGGCCCCGCTGTTGGGGGCGGATCGCTGGAACGCCCTGGCCCTGCTCTCTGGTTCCTATGTCACCCTGGTCTTCTACACAAGGACCTTCTCCAACACCATTGAGGGGCTCCTCTTCGCGTGGCTGCTGGTGCTGGTATCCCCCCATGTAACGTGGGGCCCTACACGCAAGGAGCCTGTGCCGGGCCCATGGTGGCACAGCTGGCTTCTTGGAGGCATCGTGACTGCTGGCTTCTTCAACCGGCCCACCTTTCTGGCCTTTGCTGTGGTCCCTCTCTACCTCTGGGGCACTCGTGGAGCCACAAACCCTGGCTTGAAGTCCCTGACCCGGGAGGCCCTGGTGCTGCTCCCTGGGGCGGCCCTCACAGCTGCGGTGTTTGTGGCCGCGGACAGCTGGTATTTCTTCAGCCCCGCTACATCCAGGACCCTTGTCCTGACCCCTGTCAACTTCTTGCACTACAACCTGAATCCCCAAAACCTGGCGAGGCATGGCACGCATGTGCGGCTCACTCACCTAGCAGTCAACGGCTTCCTGCTCTTTGGGGTGCTGCATGCCCAGGCCCTGCAGGCCGCGTGGCAACAGCTGCAAGCTGGCCTCCAGGCCTCTTTACAAATGGGCCTCCTGAGGGCACTGGGTGCCCGGAGCCTGCTGTCCAGCCCCAGGTCCTATCTCCTTCTCCTCTACTTCATGCCCCTGGCCCTGCTGTCTGCCTTTAGCCACCAGGAGGCTCGGTTCCTGATTCCCCTCCTGGTTCCCCTAGTCCTGCTTTGTAGTCCACAGACCCAACCTGTGCCTTGGAAGGGCACCGTGGTCCTCTTCAATGCCCTCGGTGCCTTCTTCTTTGGCTGCCTGCATCAGGGGGGCCTGGTGCCTGGCCTGGAGTACCTGGAGCAGGTGGTCCATGCCCCTGTGCTCCCAACGGCACCCACCCACTACAC from Piliocolobus tephrosceles isolate RC106 chromosome 2, ASM277652v3, whole genome shotgun sequence encodes:
- the PIGZ gene encoding GPI mannosyltransferase 4; this encodes MQICGSSVASVAAGTSFQVLGPVCWQQLDLKMAVRVLWGGLGLLRVLWCLLPQTGYVHPDEFFQSPEVMAEDILGVQATRPWEFYPSSPCRTVVFPLLTSGSTFWLLRLWGELGPWPGLVSSYALLVGPRLLLAAVSFALDGAVYHLAPLLGADRWNALALLSGSYVTLVFYTRTFSNTIEGLLFAWLLVLVSPHVTWGPTRKEPVPGPWWHSWLLGGIVTAGFFNRPTFLAFAVVPLYLWGTRGATNPGLKSLTREALVLLPGAALTAAVFVAADSWYFFSPATSRTLVLTPVNFLHYNLNPQNLARHGTHVRLTHLAVNGFLLFGVLHAQALQAAWQQLQAGLQASLQMGLLRALGARSLLSSPRSYLLLLYFMPLALLSAFSHQEARFLIPLLVPLVLLCSPQTQPVPWKGTVVLFNALGAFFFGCLHQGGLVPGLEYLEQVVHAPVLPTAPTHYTLLFTHTYMPPRHLLHLPGLGAPVEVVDMGGTEDWVLCQALKSFTRQSACQVAGGPWLCRLFVVTPGTTRRAVEKCSFPFKNETLVFPHLTLEDPPALSSLLSGAWRDHLSLHIVELGEET